From the Streptomyces syringium genome, one window contains:
- a CDS encoding MFS transporter translates to MSENKHPRNALNTVDPRRWAALTVVLIASFMDAVDVTVVHMAIPHIQQDIGASSAQVQWITGGYALAFALGLITGGRLGDLFGRKRVFLLGVVGFTVTSLVCGIAGNAEMLLAGRVAQGAMAALMVPQVLSIIHVTFPERERSKVFGIYGAVMALGTIAGPLVSALLVQGDLFGLGWRPIFLVNLPLGIAGLIAGSLVISESKAERAARLDLVGVVLATAGLLALVLPLTQGRELGWPAWTCVSMAASVPVLALFVAWERRLLRRGGSPLVELSLFARRSFAGGQGVQLMFGLASGVFFLAWTLYLQLGLGWSPLKAGLSGLPLSAAMMAGAGMSMQVLVPRFGRVVLQAGALLAAAGMALFACLVQHYGSDIAMWQAIVPLIPMGLGMGLIIAPLTDVILSEVPHEHAGSASGLTNTTVQLGQAVGVALSSVIFFARLGHGDPAAQAARMPHAFTGSLWYVAAAFVAAFALLSALPRTAGTKKPAAGPARRSEQQDSTVPVA, encoded by the coding sequence ATGTCCGAGAACAAACATCCCCGAAACGCCCTGAACACGGTTGATCCGCGCAGGTGGGCGGCGCTGACCGTGGTGCTGATCGCCTCGTTCATGGACGCGGTCGACGTCACCGTCGTCCACATGGCCATTCCGCACATCCAGCAGGACATCGGAGCCTCGTCGGCACAGGTGCAATGGATCACCGGCGGGTACGCGCTGGCGTTCGCGCTCGGGCTCATCACCGGTGGCCGCCTGGGCGACCTGTTCGGCCGCAAGCGCGTCTTCCTGCTCGGCGTCGTCGGCTTCACCGTCACCTCGCTGGTCTGCGGCATCGCCGGCAACGCGGAGATGCTGCTGGCCGGGCGCGTCGCGCAGGGCGCGATGGCGGCCCTGATGGTGCCGCAGGTGCTGTCGATCATCCACGTCACATTTCCCGAGCGGGAGCGCAGCAAGGTCTTCGGCATCTACGGCGCGGTGATGGCGCTCGGAACGATCGCCGGCCCGCTGGTCAGCGCGCTGCTCGTGCAGGGTGATCTGTTCGGGCTGGGCTGGCGGCCGATCTTCCTGGTCAATCTGCCGCTGGGCATCGCGGGGCTGATCGCCGGCAGCTTGGTGATCAGCGAGTCGAAGGCCGAGCGCGCGGCCCGCCTGGACCTGGTCGGGGTGGTGCTGGCCACCGCCGGGCTGCTGGCGCTGGTGCTGCCGCTGACCCAGGGCCGTGAGCTGGGCTGGCCTGCCTGGACCTGTGTATCGATGGCCGCGTCCGTGCCGGTACTGGCGCTCTTCGTTGCCTGGGAGCGGCGTCTGCTGCGGCGAGGTGGCTCACCGCTGGTGGAGCTGTCGCTGTTTGCCCGGCGCAGTTTCGCCGGCGGGCAGGGCGTGCAGCTGATGTTCGGCCTGGCCTCGGGGGTGTTCTTTCTGGCCTGGACCCTCTACCTCCAGCTGGGGCTGGGCTGGTCGCCGCTGAAGGCCGGACTGTCGGGGCTGCCGCTGTCGGCGGCGATGATGGCCGGTGCCGGGATGTCCATGCAGGTCCTGGTGCCCCGCTTCGGTCGCGTGGTCCTGCAGGCCGGCGCTTTGCTGGCGGCTGCGGGGATGGCGCTGTTCGCCTGTCTGGTCCAGCACTACGGCAGCGACATCGCGATGTGGCAGGCCATCGTTCCGCTGATCCCGATGGGCCTGGGCATGGGCCTGATCATCGCTCCGCTGACCGACGTGATCCTCTCCGAGGTTCCCCACGAGCACGCCGGCTCCGCGTCCGGGCTGACCAACACCACCGTCCAGCTCGGCCAGGCCGTCGGTGTCGCCCTGTCCTCGGTGATCTTCTTCGCCCGCCTGGGCCACGGCGACCCCGCCGCCCAAGCCGCGCGGATGCCGCACGCCTTCACCGGCTCCCTGTGGTACGTGGCGGCCGCGTTCGTTGCCGCGTTCGCCCTGCTGTCCGCCCTGCCCCGCACGGCCGGTACCAAGAAGCCGGCTGCCGGCCCGGCCAGGCGGTCCGAGCAGCAGGACAGCACGGTTCCGGTGGCCTGA
- a CDS encoding helix-turn-helix transcriptional regulator: MTTDLPARMLRLLSLLQTRREWSGTELAERLGVTGRTIRRDIDRLRDLGYPVEGTTGHAGGYRLASGAAMPPLILDDDEAIATAVALRTAAGHLTGMEETALRALAKLEQVLPARLRTQVAAVQETTATIGWETRGPRVDPELLGSLAAACRDHESVTFDYTTRHGGCAARRVEPHHLIASGGLWYLLAHDTDKNDWRIYRLDRITNPAPTRRRFTPRPVPGDDPAAYVADKIATAPTRYRAIATVHAPAHTVRHRTWALAARIHPRDEATCTVDCSSNHLPGIAQTLAALDADYTLDADPEVTAYLHRTAARMRHATNS, from the coding sequence ATGACGACCGACCTGCCCGCCCGGATGCTCCGCTTGCTGTCCCTGCTGCAGACCCGCCGCGAATGGTCCGGCACCGAACTCGCCGAACGCCTCGGCGTCACCGGCCGCACCATCCGCCGTGACATCGACCGCCTGCGCGACCTCGGCTACCCCGTCGAAGGCACCACCGGCCACGCCGGCGGCTACCGCCTCGCCTCCGGCGCCGCCATGCCCCCGCTGATCCTCGACGACGACGAAGCCATCGCCACCGCCGTCGCCCTGCGCACCGCCGCCGGCCACCTCACCGGCATGGAGGAAACCGCACTGCGCGCCCTGGCCAAACTCGAGCAGGTCCTGCCCGCCCGACTGCGCACCCAGGTCGCGGCCGTGCAGGAGACGACAGCCACCATCGGCTGGGAAACCCGCGGCCCGCGCGTCGACCCCGAGCTGCTGGGCAGCCTGGCCGCCGCCTGCCGCGACCACGAGAGCGTCACCTTCGACTACACCACCCGCCACGGCGGCTGCGCCGCCCGCCGCGTCGAGCCCCACCACCTCATCGCCTCCGGCGGCCTGTGGTATCTCCTCGCCCACGACACCGACAAGAACGACTGGCGTATCTACCGTCTCGACCGCATCACCAACCCAGCACCCACCCGCCGCCGCTTCACCCCCCGGCCCGTCCCAGGCGACGACCCGGCCGCCTACGTGGCCGACAAGATCGCCACCGCGCCGACCCGCTACCGCGCCATCGCCACCGTCCACGCTCCCGCCCACACCGTCCGCCACCGCACCTGGGCCCTGGCCGCCCGCATCCACCCCCGCGACGAGGCCACCTGCACCGTCGACTGCTCCAGCAACCACCTCCCCGGCATCGCCCAGACCCTCGCCGCCCTCGACGCCGACTACACCCTCGATGCCGACCCCGAGGTGACCGCCTACCTCCACCGGACCGCCGCACGCATGCGACACGCCACCAACTCATGA
- a CDS encoding helix-turn-helix domain-containing protein, protein MADHIGAHIREFRKIRQMTVRQLVGKVNISPSTLEKYESGDRNPPPGVVAELARALCVGPDKLTGQPYMNGVETEEQIQAVIPDLRKMLLTYDNPDDLLVAPRPLPVLAAEMDHVAQMRQNGQYVPMGPLLPGLLAELTHVALGSSGREQERAFWWLARGYRATNSLAHKLGYHDLSLTAIERVRWAAGRSGDSLMQVTAAYLKAGAMVRMGTYASARRVLEGLAEEVERIAPEQSMDDRHMAVHGAILLKLAVLEARDGNFGQAAQRLAEARTAAAILRSDTTHYEMSFGPTNVRIHEVATLIDCGDTEQALARLSEWGEEQDRDEWELPDTIAAERASHHHIDVAAARLVEGDRVGAHQDLKEARRISPNHARFHPTLRSTAATLVRLDRGQDDSIAGLARWAGM, encoded by the coding sequence ATGGCTGACCACATCGGCGCGCACATCCGCGAGTTCCGCAAGATCCGACAGATGACCGTGCGGCAACTCGTCGGCAAGGTCAACATCAGCCCGAGCACGCTCGAGAAGTACGAGTCCGGCGATCGCAACCCTCCGCCTGGGGTCGTTGCCGAGCTGGCCCGCGCCCTGTGTGTCGGCCCGGACAAACTGACTGGCCAGCCGTACATGAACGGCGTGGAGACAGAGGAGCAGATCCAAGCCGTCATCCCTGACCTGCGGAAGATGCTGCTCACCTACGACAATCCCGACGACCTCCTCGTGGCACCCCGCCCGCTCCCCGTGCTCGCGGCGGAGATGGATCACGTGGCCCAGATGCGGCAGAACGGTCAGTACGTGCCCATGGGCCCGCTGCTCCCCGGCCTGCTGGCCGAGCTGACCCATGTCGCCCTTGGCAGCTCGGGCCGCGAACAGGAACGGGCGTTCTGGTGGCTGGCCCGCGGCTACCGCGCGACCAACTCCCTTGCCCACAAGCTCGGCTATCACGACCTCAGCCTGACCGCGATCGAACGCGTCCGCTGGGCCGCTGGTCGTTCCGGCGACAGTCTCATGCAGGTCACTGCCGCGTACCTCAAGGCCGGCGCGATGGTCCGCATGGGCACGTACGCTTCCGCCCGCCGGGTTCTGGAGGGGCTGGCGGAGGAGGTGGAGCGGATTGCCCCGGAGCAGAGCATGGATGACCGGCACATGGCCGTGCACGGCGCGATTCTCCTGAAGTTGGCCGTCCTCGAAGCTCGGGACGGGAATTTCGGTCAGGCCGCCCAGCGACTCGCCGAGGCGCGTACCGCTGCGGCCATTCTGCGCAGCGACACCACTCACTACGAGATGTCGTTCGGGCCGACGAATGTCCGTATCCACGAGGTGGCGACCCTCATCGACTGCGGCGACACCGAGCAGGCTCTCGCTCGGTTGAGTGAGTGGGGTGAGGAGCAGGACCGGGACGAATGGGAGCTGCCTGACACCATCGCGGCCGAGCGGGCGAGTCATCATCACATCGACGTCGCAGCGGCTCGGCTTGTCGAGGGCGATCGGGTGGGTGCGCACCAGGACCTCAAGGAGGCGCGGCGGATCTCGCCGAATCACGCGCGCTTCCACCCCACGCTTCGCTCCACCGCTGCGACTCTGGTGCGTCTGGACCGAGGACAGGACGATTCCATTGCGGGGCTGGCCCGTTGGGCCGGAATGTGA
- a CDS encoding DUF6415 family natural product biosynthesis protein, which translates to MSIANSPANLSSAPATEPIDITQIESDVDRALSWRTVTPPFPGMAGLEPVLLRHVGQLLRFVEQRADELPRHSVGRALCDSAVNRTHEVLAAGPCGTTDQARADYVYDLGRVCSRLLGNVPGARP; encoded by the coding sequence ATGTCCATCGCCAACAGCCCGGCCAACCTCTCCTCCGCTCCAGCCACCGAGCCCATCGACATCACTCAGATCGAAAGCGACGTCGATCGCGCTTTGTCGTGGCGCACGGTGACCCCGCCCTTCCCCGGCATGGCAGGCCTTGAGCCCGTACTTTTGCGCCATGTCGGCCAACTGCTGCGCTTCGTGGAGCAGCGCGCTGACGAGCTGCCGCGTCACTCCGTCGGGCGCGCCTTGTGCGACTCAGCAGTGAATCGGACCCACGAGGTTCTCGCCGCAGGGCCCTGCGGCACTACGGACCAGGCGCGCGCCGACTACGTGTACGACCTCGGCCGCGTATGCTCGCGCCTCCTCGGCAATGTCCCCGGAGCCCGGCCGTGA